ATTTCGCCATGTATCGGAAAGCCATTCCCGGTGTTTTTATGGGCCTTGGCTCCGGCAGTAAGGAGAAGGGCTATACCCAGAACCTCCATACCCACGGATTTAATTTTGACGAAAAGGTTCTTCTGAGAGGACTTCAGGTTTATATGAATATTCTTACCAAAGCGGGAGAATACACCCTTTAAAAAGAGTGTGAGGAGAAAACAGAATGTATGAGAAATTTGCACAGGTCTATGACGACCTGATGCGCGAAATCGACTATAAGCAGTGGGGGGATTACGTGTTCCGCCTGCTGCTCAATGCGAAAAATGAAGTGAAAAGCGTGCTGGAATTTGGATGCGGCACCGGTAACATTACCAGCGAGCTGGCCCAAAAGGGCTATGCAGTAACCGCTGTGGATTTGTCTGAGGAAATGCTGACCGTCGCGGATGAAAAAATCGCCGAACAGAACCTGGGAGATGTCCGGTTCTTTATGGGAGATATGAGTAATTTTCAGATCGGCGAAGAATTTGACGCGGTAGTTTCCTGCTGTGACAGCGTCAACTACCTGCCCGACAAGGACGGGGTTCAGAACTTCATTTATTGCAGCCAGGATGCCCTTAAAAGCGGCGGACTGCTCCTTTTTGACATCAACACCCCAGTTAAGTTTAAAGAGGTTATTAAGGACAATACCTATGTCTATGACCTGGACAATGTCTACTGTGTATGGGAAAATTCGCCGGACTTTGAAGCCGGGCGTATGGACTATGACCTCTCCTTCTTCATAAAAGAGGAGGACGGCCGCTACTCCCGTTACGATGAAAGCCAGAGCCAGTATATTTATACAGTAGAAGAAATTTACCACATGCTCAAGAACGCGGGCTTTATCAATATTAAAATCTACGCTTTTGGCACTTTCCTGCAGGGAAGCAACGAATGCGACCGCGTCCAGTTTGTGGCCGAAAAAAAATAATTTCAAATTTTTTAAAATTTGTGTGAAAAAAGTGTTGACAAAGAGTGCGTGCTGCCGTATAATAATGCACGTACTCAAGTTGATGGTCGCTTAGCTCAGCTGGGAGAGCACCTGCCTTACAAGCAGGGGGTCATAGGTTCGAGCCCTATAGCGACCACCATTTTTTATGTACTGCGGCCTGGTAGTTCAGTTGGTTAGAATGCCAGCCTGTCACGCTGGAGGTCGAGAGTTCGAGTCT
The DNA window shown above is from Eubacterium limosum and carries:
- a CDS encoding class I SAM-dependent DNA methyltransferase codes for the protein MYEKFAQVYDDLMREIDYKQWGDYVFRLLLNAKNEVKSVLEFGCGTGNITSELAQKGYAVTAVDLSEEMLTVADEKIAEQNLGDVRFFMGDMSNFQIGEEFDAVVSCCDSVNYLPDKDGVQNFIYCSQDALKSGGLLLFDINTPVKFKEVIKDNTYVYDLDNVYCVWENSPDFEAGRMDYDLSFFIKEEDGRYSRYDESQSQYIYTVEEIYHMLKNAGFINIKIYAFGTFLQGSNECDRVQFVAEKK